From Desulfovibrio desulfuricans, a single genomic window includes:
- a CDS encoding TIGR03960 family B12-binding radical SAM protein → MRPLLPLLPKPSRYAGIEDNACRKNPEEVRLRVALAFPDTYDVGMSYLGQKILYNIVNSEPRWWAERVMAPEKEAAEILRAHNTPLATLESDTPLGNMHCLSFSITHELCYTNVLYMLDLAGIPLRTADRPKSLTQCPLVIAGGGALLSAEPLTPFVDIMVLGDGEESLPDVLRMLEKALDQGWTRDEMLLQSRTIPGVYVPSLFQQEFDAAGAPIFPLKPLRDDYQRPTRRIVADLNNAAYPTRQVVPVGAVHNRLSLEIARGCTRGCRFCHAGMVYRPVRERSLDNINELLTKCLNETGFDEISFLSLSTGDFSALKTLSFGVLDRCAREQISLSLPSLRVGSIDDEIIERMADLRRTGVTLAPEAGSQRLRDVINKGVTEEGLLLHAQKLVEHGWRLVKLYFMIGLPTETDEDLSAIADICRKVRDAAGRGNPRLQVTAALSPFVPKPFTPFQWVPQIGQDEIQRRVNLVRTQFKGQKFLKLRWHEPAMSHLEGVLSRADRRMADVVEKAYRKGAVFTSWMEHFSLPPWLEALEECGISAQECTGPREPGAALPWSHLEAGISEEFLLRERERALTEKITDDCRYGACRQCGACDTKAAPSRMQHASAPADSDEPGQPLHRNRLILPQRDQMAHAPTLDEEGRLVCRPQTSRPPKITAELTVKAAQYRLWHSKAGGSAYLSQLELQAVLDRALRRAAMPLAFSQGFHPMPLLSFGRALPVGVESQAEWFALTLHKNLPPEEVAARLAPLLPPGMNVLRVEPVEKSRRTEQAVAEAFTLRMPTQEETAAAARCFAEFAEMSERMFTRDTKKGPRTADIRLMLRDWSTKTSEASQVEAVTFVADWSNGYLSPLVFCMAVLETLGASEILRQRIGLLKTAQIFADGQSYPE, encoded by the coding sequence ATGCGCCCACTGCTGCCCCTATTGCCCAAACCCAGCCGCTATGCGGGCATTGAGGACAACGCCTGCCGTAAGAACCCCGAAGAAGTACGCCTGCGCGTGGCTCTGGCCTTTCCCGATACCTATGATGTGGGCATGTCCTACCTTGGACAAAAAATTCTTTACAATATCGTCAACAGCGAACCGCGCTGGTGGGCAGAGCGCGTCATGGCGCCTGAAAAGGAAGCCGCAGAAATTCTGCGCGCCCACAATACGCCGCTGGCCACGCTGGAATCAGACACGCCATTGGGCAACATGCACTGCCTGAGCTTTTCCATCACGCACGAGCTCTGCTACACCAATGTGCTCTATATGCTTGATCTGGCAGGCATCCCGCTGCGCACTGCAGACAGGCCGAAAAGCCTCACCCAATGCCCCCTGGTTATTGCTGGCGGCGGCGCGCTGCTGAGCGCGGAACCGCTGACCCCCTTTGTGGACATCATGGTGCTCGGCGACGGCGAGGAAAGCCTGCCGGACGTGCTGCGCATGCTTGAAAAAGCTCTGGATCAGGGCTGGACGCGCGATGAAATGCTGCTGCAATCGCGCACCATTCCCGGCGTGTACGTGCCGTCCCTTTTTCAGCAGGAATTTGACGCCGCAGGCGCGCCCATTTTCCCGCTCAAGCCACTGCGCGATGACTACCAGCGCCCCACCCGGCGCATTGTGGCCGACCTCAACAATGCGGCCTACCCCACGCGGCAGGTTGTGCCTGTGGGCGCTGTCCACAATCGCCTCTCGCTCGAAATCGCGCGCGGCTGCACACGCGGCTGCCGTTTTTGCCATGCGGGCATGGTTTACCGCCCCGTGCGCGAGCGCTCGCTTGACAATATCAATGAACTCCTGACCAAATGCCTGAACGAAACGGGCTTTGACGAAATTTCCTTCCTTTCTCTGAGCACGGGCGACTTTTCCGCCTTGAAGACCCTGAGCTTCGGCGTGCTTGACCGCTGCGCCCGCGAACAGATCAGCCTTTCCCTGCCCTCGCTTCGCGTTGGCTCCATTGATGACGAAATCATTGAACGCATGGCCGATCTGCGCCGCACTGGCGTGACTCTCGCCCCCGAGGCTGGCAGTCAGCGCCTGCGCGACGTTATCAACAAGGGCGTTACCGAAGAAGGCCTGCTGCTGCACGCGCAGAAACTGGTCGAACACGGCTGGCGGCTTGTAAAGCTCTACTTCATGATCGGCCTGCCCACAGAAACGGATGAAGACCTGTCGGCCATTGCGGATATCTGCCGCAAGGTTCGCGATGCCGCTGGCCGCGGCAACCCCCGCTTACAGGTGACAGCCGCCCTTTCACCCTTTGTGCCCAAGCCCTTCACGCCCTTCCAGTGGGTGCCGCAGATCGGGCAGGATGAAATCCAGCGCCGCGTCAATCTGGTGCGGACGCAGTTCAAGGGGCAGAAGTTCCTCAAGCTGCGCTGGCACGAACCCGCCATGAGTCACCTTGAAGGGGTCTTGTCGCGCGCAGACCGCCGTATGGCCGATGTGGTGGAAAAGGCCTACCGCAAGGGCGCTGTGTTTACGAGCTGGATGGAACATTTTTCTCTGCCGCCCTGGCTTGAAGCTCTTGAAGAGTGCGGTATCAGCGCGCAGGAATGCACCGGCCCGCGCGAACCCGGCGCAGCCCTGCCCTGGAGCCACCTTGAAGCTGGCATTTCCGAGGAATTTCTGCTGCGTGAACGCGAACGCGCCCTGACGGAAAAAATTACCGATGATTGCCGCTACGGCGCGTGCCGCCAGTGCGGCGCATGTGACACCAAGGCTGCCCCTTCGCGCATGCAGCACGCATCCGCCCCGGCGGACTCGGACGAACCCGGCCAGCCCCTGCACCGCAACAGGCTTATTTTGCCGCAGCGCGACCAAATGGCCCACGCGCCTACCCTGGACGAGGAAGGCCGCCTTGTCTGCCGTCCGCAAACCAGCCGCCCGCCCAAGATCACTGCGGAGCTGACCGTCAAGGCGGCCCAGTACCGCCTGTGGCACAGCAAGGCCGGGGGCAGCGCATATCTGAGCCAGCTTGAATTGCAGGCTGTGCTTGACCGCGCTTTGCGCAGGGCTGCCATGCCCCTGGCATTTTCGCAGGGCTTCCACCCCATGCCGTTGCTCTCCTTTGGCCGCGCGCTGCCTGTGGGCGTGGAAAGCCAGGCCGAGTGGTTTGCCCTTACCCTGCACAAAAATCTGCCGCCGGAAGAAGTCGCCGCGCGCCTGGCCCCCCTGCTGCCCCCCGGCATGAACGTGCTGCGGGTGGAGCCTGTGGAAAAAAGCCGCCGCACAGAACAGGCCGTTGCCGAAGCCTTTACCCTGCGCATGCCCACTCAGGAAGAAACCGCAGCGGCAGCCCGCTGCTTTGCCGAATTTGCCGAGATGTCCGAGCGCATGTTCACGCGCGATACCAAGAAAGGCCCGCGCACGGCAGATATCCGACTGATGTTGCGCGACTGGTCAACAAAGACCAGTGAAGCGAGCCAGGTGGAGGCCGTGACATTTGTGGCAGACTGGAGTAACGGATACCTGTCTCCTCTGGTTTTCTGCATGGCAGTGCTTGAAACCCTGGGAGCATCCGAAATTCTGCGCCAGCGCATAGGCTTGCTTAAAACAGCGCAGATATTTGCGGACGGTCAATCCTATCCAGAGTAA
- a CDS encoding GDSL-type esterase/lipase family protein, whose product MPHTTPAWFFFGDSLTQGVNDCLMPGGWVSRLAVLAHKTGLCPIPRATFYNLGARRHGTADVAARWRQELENRLIPGMKPHLVFCVGVVDMAAPGGGQPADPASMAALLHPVLEETAATAPTLVISPPPVAAAEANARIAQLCKLQQMLCDQRGIPFAQVHELLITNSVYMDDLSDGLHPGSQGCAQMAQTLLAQQCVREFMRAAQ is encoded by the coding sequence ATGCCGCATACGACACCAGCCTGGTTCTTTTTTGGCGATTCGCTGACGCAAGGCGTTAACGATTGTCTCATGCCGGGCGGGTGGGTAAGCAGGCTGGCAGTGCTTGCACACAAAACGGGCCTTTGCCCCATACCGCGCGCCACGTTTTATAATCTGGGCGCGCGGCGGCACGGCACGGCTGACGTTGCCGCACGCTGGCGGCAGGAGCTGGAAAACAGGCTTATACCCGGTATGAAGCCGCACCTTGTTTTTTGCGTGGGCGTGGTGGATATGGCTGCCCCAGGCGGCGGCCAGCCCGCAGACCCGGCATCGATGGCAGCATTGCTGCACCCCGTGCTGGAAGAAACGGCGGCAACCGCCCCCACTCTGGTGATCAGCCCGCCGCCCGTTGCGGCAGCGGAAGCGAACGCCCGCATCGCACAACTGTGCAAACTGCAACAAATGCTGTGCGACCAGCGCGGCATTCCTTTTGCGCAGGTGCATGAGCTTTTGATAACCAATTCCGTCTATATGGACGATCTGAGCGATGGGCTGCACCCCGGATCACAGGGTTGCGCCCAGATGGCGCAAACGCTGCTGGCGCAGCAATGCGTTAGAGAATTCATGCGCGCCGCGCAGTAG
- a CDS encoding chemotaxis protein CheW gives MDLSQKKQEDELLQLVTFSIGEEEFGVNILKVQEIIRTMEITKVPRAPEFVEGVINLRGKVIPIIDLRRRFGLAPKGHDKNTRIIVIEINNIIVGFVVDAVSEVLRIPASTVEPPPPVVAGVDSDYISGVGKLQDRLLIMLDLDKLLSSDDLEMLTSV, from the coding sequence ATGGATCTGAGTCAAAAAAAACAGGAAGACGAACTTCTGCAACTGGTGACGTTCAGCATCGGTGAAGAAGAGTTCGGGGTGAACATCCTGAAAGTTCAGGAGATCATCCGCACCATGGAAATCACCAAGGTGCCCCGTGCTCCGGAATTTGTGGAAGGCGTCATCAATCTGCGCGGCAAGGTGATCCCCATCATTGACCTGCGTCGGCGTTTTGGTCTTGCCCCCAAGGGACATGACAAAAACACGCGGATTATTGTCATTGAAATCAACAACATCATTGTGGGCTTTGTTGTCGATGCCGTCTCCGAGGTGTTGCGCATACCCGCAAGCACGGTGGAACCGCCGCCGCCAGTTGTGGCCGGGGTGGACTCGGACTACATCAGCGGAGTGGGCAAGTTGCAGGATCGCCTGCTTATCATGCTTGATCTTGATAAGCTGCTTTCTAGCGACGATCTGGAGATGTTGACGTCCGTCTAG